AGCGGCCGACGCCGGTCGGGCCGCTCCGAGACACGAAGAGGGCCGTCTCCCGGACGGGAGGCGGCCCTCTCGCACGTCAGCATCCAGCTCTTCAGGAGAGCAGTGCGTTCTCCGCTCTCTCGACGGCCTTGGCGGGCTCTCTGAGGGCGTCCGTGGAGGACGCGCCTCGCGCGGCAGAGAGCCCGCCCTCAGCCTCTCGGGGGGAGTCCGAATCGCTGTCTGCCTCCGATGTCCCGATGCCTGAAGCCAGCTTGATGATCACCATGGTCAGGTCGTCCGACTGAGGAGCGCCCTCGGTGAAGTCCCGCAGGCTCGAATAGACCCGCTCCTCGATCTCCCTCGCGGACAACGAACGGTTGATGTCGAGCAGCTCCATCAGCCGCTCCTCGCCGAACATCTCGTCGGCTGGGTTCGTCGCCTCCGTGATGCCGTCGGTGTAGAGGACGACCTCGTCGCCGGGTCCCAGGCGGCACCGTCCCTCGTCGTACGTCGTACCCGGCATCGCGCCGACCACGAGCCCACCCTCGGTCAGGTGCTCGCGGTCGCCGCCGGCGCGCATGACGCAGGGCGGATTGTGTCCTGCGTTGACGTAGAGGCACTCGCCGGTGCCGCTGTCGAGCACCCCGTAGAAGAAGGTGATGAAGACGCTCTCCTTCGTGTAGCCGTGCACGATGCGGTTGACGCGCCGGATAAGGTCCGACGGTCTCGCCCCGCTGTCGGCCAGCGCCCTGACCGCCGCCTGGACGTTCGCCATGAGCAGTGCGGCCGGCGTTCCCTTCCCCGAGACATCGCCGATCGTGAAGGCCAGCCTGCCGTCGCCGAGATCGATGATGTCGTAGCAGTCGCCGCCCACGTGTCGGGCCGGGACGGAGAAGCCGTAGATGTCGAGTCCTGCCAGGTTCGGGAACGTCTTCGGCAGAAGCTCCATCTGGATGTCCCGCGCGACATTCATCTCGTGCTCGAGGCGTCCCCTGGCCGAGGCCTCCTCTTCGATACGCCCGCGCATCTGCTCGTACGTATAGACGACGAAGCCCACCGCGAGCGCGAGCACGCCGTTGACCGTCACCGCCATGAGCGCCAGCCGCATCTGATAGAAGACGACGAGCGGGTTGACGAGAATGGCGACGCCGCTTCCGAAGACGCCCGCGGCGACCAGGGTGAGGACGCCCATCGGCAGCCGCACGTACCCGGGGAACCCGGAGTACTTCGGAAACACGTATCGCACCGTCAGTACGGCGGCGAAGCCGACGACATTGGCGAAGACGATGCTCATAGGGATGAGGGCGTGTGCCGACGAGGAGCCGTCGGCGAAGAGCTTGATCGCCCCGCCGATGGCCAGTCCCGCCAGGCTGTTGAAGAGCGCCCAGAGGAACACCGTGCGTGCCTTGAGCCGCCTCGGCCTGGTCGATCCGGCTCGTCTGTCCTGCCTCGTCGACATCGTCACGCGTCCTTCCCAAAGCCGTTGCGTCATGCCTCGTCCGTCAGCGGGTCTAGTCGTTCCCGCCGCTGCCGGTCTGCGGGGCCGGCGGCGCCGGGGGAGCCGGGAAGCTGCTCGGGAGCCCCTCGTCGACCTCA
This genomic stretch from Candidatus Effluviviaceae Genus V sp. harbors:
- a CDS encoding SpoIIE family protein phosphatase, whose protein sequence is MTQRLWEGRVTMSTRQDRRAGSTRPRRLKARTVFLWALFNSLAGLAIGGAIKLFADGSSSAHALIPMSIVFANVVGFAAVLTVRYVFPKYSGFPGYVRLPMGVLTLVAAGVFGSGVAILVNPLVVFYQMRLALMAVTVNGVLALAVGFVVYTYEQMRGRIEEEASARGRLEHEMNVARDIQMELLPKTFPNLAGLDIYGFSVPARHVGGDCYDIIDLGDGRLAFTIGDVSGKGTPAALLMANVQAAVRALADSGARPSDLIRRVNRIVHGYTKESVFITFFYGVLDSGTGECLYVNAGHNPPCVMRAGGDREHLTEGGLVVGAMPGTTYDEGRCRLGPGDEVVLYTDGITEATNPADEMFGEERLMELLDINRSLSAREIEERVYSSLRDFTEGAPQSDDLTMVIIKLASGIGTSEADSDSDSPREAEGGLSAARGASSTDALREPAKAVERAENALLS